A stretch of the Papaver somniferum cultivar HN1 chromosome 6, ASM357369v1, whole genome shotgun sequence genome encodes the following:
- the LOC113287276 gene encoding dihydroceramide fatty acyl 2-hydroxylase FAH1-like: protein MVAQVFKVDLNKPLVFQVGHLGEDYQEWVHQPIVSKEGPRFFASDFWEFLTRTQWWVIPLVWLPVVGYSVNISKQMGHTLPELVLMVMGGIFIWSLLEYTLHRFLFHINTTSYWGNTLHYLLHGCHHKHPMDGLRLVFPPAATAILLVPFWNLVKLFSTPSTTPALFGGGLLGYVMYDCTHYYLHHGQPTKEVPKNLKRYHLNHHFRVQTKGFGITSSLWDKVFGTLPPSKVGEKSN from the exons ATGGTTGCCCAGGTGTTTAAAGTGGATTTAAATAAACCTCTCGTCTTCCAG GTCGGCCATCTAGGAGAAGATTACCAAGAGTGGGTTCACCAGCCAATTGTTAGCAAGGAGGGTCCTCGGTTCTTTGCAAGTGACTTCTGGGAG TTCTTGACTCGTACACAATGGTGGGTAATTCCACTAGTTTGGCTGCCAGTTGTTGGTTATTCTGTTAACATTTCTAAGCAAATGGGTCATACTCTTCCTGAgttggttctgatggtgatggGAGGGATATTTATTTGGAGTCTTTTAGAATACACGTTGCATCGGTTCCTTTTCCATATCAATACTACAAGCTACTG GGGTAATACTTTACATTATCTTCTTCATGGCTGCCATCATAAGCACCCTATGGACGGATTGCGTCTTGTTTTCCCTCCGGCCGCAACAGCTATTCTTTTGGTTCCT TTCTGGAACTTGGTTAAGCTTTTTTCAACTCCTTCTACTACTCCGGCGTTGTTTGGAGGTGGCTTGTTGGGTTATGTTATGTATGACTGTACCCACTACTACTTGCATCATGGACAGCCAACCAAAGAAGTGCCCAAAAATCTGAAG AGATatcacttgaatcatcactttagAGTTCAGACCAAGGGGTTCGGGATCACTTCTTCACTCTGGGACAAGGTTTTCGGAACACTTCCACCATCCAAAGTAGGTGAGAAGAGTAATTAA